From the Acidilutibacter cellobiosedens genome, one window contains:
- the uppS gene encoding polyprenyl diphosphate synthase: MRIPNHIGIIPDGNRRWAVKNGMTKEKGYNMGLKPGLELFKLCEKEGINEITYYGFTTDNTKRPKFQRVAFTQACIDAVKMLSKENASLFIVGNTESPMFPRELIPYTIKRQTFGNGKTKINFLVNYGWQWDLNDCFASNEKDKNMMDLIRSREISRIDLIIRWGGRRRLSGFLPLQSVYSDLYIIDEYWPEFTPKHFYNALEWYDKQDITLGG; the protein is encoded by the coding sequence ATGAGGATACCAAATCATATCGGTATTATTCCGGACGGAAATAGAAGATGGGCAGTAAAAAATGGAATGACAAAGGAAAAGGGATATAACATGGGATTAAAGCCAGGATTGGAACTCTTCAAATTATGCGAAAAAGAGGGAATAAATGAAATCACTTACTACGGATTTACCACTGATAATACAAAAAGGCCTAAATTCCAAAGAGTAGCTTTTACTCAAGCCTGCATTGATGCAGTAAAAATGTTGTCGAAAGAAAATGCTTCCCTCTTCATAGTTGGCAATACGGAATCTCCCATGTTTCCTCGGGAATTAATTCCCTATACAATTAAAAGGCAAACTTTTGGAAATGGAAAAACAAAAATAAATTTTTTAGTTAATTACGGTTGGCAATGGGATCTAAATGATTGTTTTGCCTCTAACGAAAAAGATAAAAATATGATGGATTTGATTAGATCAAGAGAAATATCAAGAATAGATCTGATTATTCGATGGGGAGGAAGAAGACGATTGAGCGGATTCTTACCTTTGCAGTCTGTTTATTCAGACTTATATATAATAGATGAATACTGGCCCGAATTCACTCCAAAACATTTCTATAATGCATTGGAATGGTATGATAAACAGGATATTACTCTGGGAGGATAG
- the pepF gene encoding oligoendopeptidase F, whose protein sequence is MGKIKLQEREEIPVEYTWDLESMYKNEKEWEKDCEKVKNLSEDIFNYKGKILSSSKVLLEVLKKRDELYRIVSKIFSYGNMKLDEDSRKSKSQILYNKGLGLYVYAQEKTSFIVPEILSAEEDELKGLLKEEGLCLYKQYFDDIFRSKKHVLSTEEETLLAQMGEIADSPENIFSMMSNADIKFPVIKDEEGKDVEITHGNFIPLLESKDRNVRKAAFEGLYTTYNKFNNTFAAMLNGNVKKNIFFGKVRKYPSSLSASLGQNNVAVDVYDNLIKSVHNNLKFMYKYIDIRKKALNVDELHMYDLYTPIVKNIDIEIPYEEGKDIVLKGLEPLGSEYRDIVKKGFKDRWIDVYENRGKRSGGYSGGSYDSKPYILLNYKDTLNDVFTLAHEMGHSLHSYFSRENQPFIYGNYSIFVAEVASTCNEALLMNYLLNNTHEKEKKLYLLNHYMEQFRTTLYRQTMFAEFEKIIYEEVEKGGSLTGEYLNKTYKELNEKYYGPGIVVDDLIANEWERIPHFYYNFYVFQYATGFSAAIYLSQMILKEGKSGVDRYLRFLKSGSSDYPINVLKNAGVDMTTEEPVNNALALFGKLVDEIDELI, encoded by the coding sequence ATGGGAAAAATTAAATTGCAGGAAAGAGAAGAAATTCCTGTAGAATATACTTGGGATTTAGAGTCCATGTATAAAAACGAAAAAGAATGGGAGAAGGACTGTGAAAAAGTCAAAAATCTATCGGAGGACATTTTTAATTATAAAGGGAAAATTTTAAGCAGCAGTAAAGTGCTTTTAGAAGTCCTGAAAAAAAGAGATGAATTATATAGGATTGTTTCCAAAATATTTTCTTATGGGAATATGAAATTGGATGAAGACAGCAGAAAGAGCAAATCCCAGATTTTGTATAATAAAGGGTTAGGTTTATATGTGTATGCTCAAGAAAAGACATCTTTTATAGTTCCGGAGATACTTTCCGCTGAGGAAGACGAGTTGAAGGGATTGTTAAAAGAAGAAGGACTATGTTTATATAAACAATATTTTGACGATATATTCAGAAGCAAGAAACATGTTCTTTCTACTGAAGAAGAAACCTTATTGGCTCAAATGGGTGAAATCGCAGACTCCCCTGAAAATATTTTTTCGATGATGAGCAATGCCGATATTAAATTTCCGGTTATAAAGGATGAAGAAGGGAAAGATGTAGAGATAACACATGGAAATTTTATACCGTTGTTAGAAAGTAAAGACAGAAATGTAAGAAAAGCAGCTTTTGAAGGATTATACACTACGTATAATAAATTTAACAATACTTTTGCTGCAATGCTAAACGGGAATGTAAAAAAGAATATATTTTTCGGTAAGGTAAGAAAATATCCCTCGAGTTTGTCTGCTTCTTTAGGCCAGAACAATGTAGCTGTGGATGTTTACGATAATTTAATTAAATCCGTTCATAATAATCTTAAATTCATGTATAAATATATTGACATAAGAAAGAAAGCATTGAATGTAGATGAACTTCATATGTACGATTTATATACTCCCATAGTTAAAAATATAGATATAGAGATTCCCTATGAAGAAGGAAAGGACATAGTGTTAAAAGGCCTTGAACCCTTAGGAAGCGAATACAGAGACATTGTGAAGAAGGGATTTAAAGACAGATGGATAGATGTATATGAAAACAGAGGCAAGAGAAGCGGAGGATATTCCGGCGGGTCCTATGATTCAAAACCATATATCCTCTTAAATTATAAGGATACGCTGAATGATGTGTTTACTCTTGCTCATGAGATGGGCCATTCGCTGCACAGCTATTTTTCGAGGGAAAATCAGCCCTTTATCTATGGAAATTACAGCATATTTGTAGCGGAAGTAGCTTCTACATGTAATGAAGCTTTGCTTATGAATTATTTGCTTAATAATACCCACGAAAAGGAGAAAAAGTTATATTTGCTGAATCATTATATGGAACAATTCAGAACTACACTTTATAGACAGACCATGTTTGCGGAATTTGAGAAAATTATATATGAAGAAGTGGAAAAGGGCGGCTCATTGACAGGAGAATATCTGAATAAGACATACAAGGAATTAAACGAAAAATATTATGGCCCAGGGATAGTGGTTGATGATTTAATTGCAAACGAATGGGAGAGGATACCTCATTTTTATTATAACTTTTATGTGTTCCAGTATGCTACCGGATTTTCTGCTGCCATATATTTATCACAGATGATTCTTAAAGAAGGCAAATCCGGGGTGGATAGATATTTGAGGTTTTTAAAAAGCGGAAGCTCGGATTATCCGATTAATGTATTGAAAAATGCAGGAGTGGATATGACGACAGAGGAACCGGTAAATAATGCCTTAGCATTGTTCGGGAAATTAGTTGACGAAATAGATGAATTGATATAG
- a CDS encoding peptidoglycan D,D-transpeptidase FtsI family protein, with protein MKKELKRMIRVFVSVCILFVSLIVYLSYFQIADAKDIKNNSYNKRLWIDEESILRGMILDRNGKILAYSKKTGEEEIAKRYYNYGSLYSHIIGYSYREYGKSGLEATYNNELLNLKDNAALNEIQKMIKPNGEGNSIKLTVDHHIQEYAKSLLKGKKGSVIVMNPKTGEIYAMVSLPDFDVSTLRENWKTIVENPDSPFLNRATMGLYEPGSTFKVLTSIAALENFDEDKVIDCKGSVKIDGYTFKDYNGKGHGRVDLQEALVESCNVYFTQIGVEIGKNKLGEVAEDFFINKSIPFDLSVKKSSFPFRENISTTELAASSIGQGKVRVTPLNMVMIASGIANGGNIVKPTLVKEVISPEGKVIKSIEPQILSQGVDGFTANKVKNMMVEVVKRGTGTRAQIKNMRVAGKTGTAENSTGKTHSWFIGFAPADDAKVAVVVLLESDGSTGGKNAAPIAQKLMVETMNTIN; from the coding sequence ATGAAAAAAGAGCTTAAAAGAATGATAAGAGTATTTGTGTCAGTATGTATTTTATTTGTAAGCTTGATTGTATACTTAAGCTATTTTCAGATTGCTGATGCTAAAGATATTAAAAATAACAGTTACAATAAAAGATTATGGATAGACGAAGAAAGTATATTAAGGGGAATGATACTTGACAGAAATGGGAAGATATTAGCTTATAGCAAGAAAACGGGCGAAGAAGAAATTGCTAAAAGATATTATAACTATGGCAGTTTATATAGTCATATTATAGGTTACAGTTATAGAGAATATGGAAAATCAGGCCTTGAAGCCACATATAATAATGAATTGTTGAATCTAAAAGATAATGCAGCCTTAAATGAGATTCAAAAGATGATTAAACCGAATGGGGAAGGCAATTCGATAAAACTTACCGTTGATCATCATATTCAGGAATATGCCAAAAGCCTTCTCAAAGGTAAGAAAGGCTCTGTAATAGTTATGAATCCCAAAACCGGAGAAATATATGCTATGGTCAGCCTGCCTGATTTTGATGTTTCTACTTTAAGAGAGAATTGGAAAACTATTGTTGAAAACCCTGACAGTCCATTTTTGAATAGAGCTACTATGGGACTTTATGAGCCGGGTTCTACCTTTAAAGTTTTAACCTCGATAGCTGCCTTGGAAAATTTTGATGAGGATAAAGTAATTGATTGTAAAGGTTCGGTTAAAATAGACGGCTACACATTTAAGGATTATAACGGAAAGGGTCATGGAAGAGTAGATCTTCAAGAAGCATTGGTTGAATCCTGTAATGTCTATTTTACCCAGATCGGAGTGGAAATTGGGAAAAATAAACTTGGAGAAGTGGCAGAAGACTTTTTTATTAATAAAAGTATTCCTTTTGATTTGTCGGTTAAGAAGTCAAGTTTTCCGTTTAGAGAAAATATTTCTACGACCGAATTGGCTGCTTCAAGTATAGGTCAGGGAAAGGTAAGAGTGACTCCTTTAAATATGGTTATGATAGCCTCGGGAATTGCTAACGGAGGAAATATCGTTAAACCTACTTTGGTTAAAGAGGTAATTTCTCCTGAGGGAAAAGTAATAAAAAGTATTGAACCTCAAATTCTTTCCCAAGGAGTAGATGGATTTACCGCTAATAAAGTAAAGAATATGATGGTAGAGGTAGTTAAAAGAGGAACCGGAACCAGAGCTCAAATTAAAAATATGAGGGTTGCTGGTAAAACCGGAACTGCCGAAAATTCTACAGGGAAAACTCATTCTTGGTTTATAGGATTTGCTCCTGCAGACGATGCAAAAGTGGCTGTAGTTGTATTACTTGAAAGTGATGGCTCTACCGGAGGAAAAAATGCTGCGCCTATTGCTCAAAAACTAATGGTTGAAACTATGAATACCATTAATTAA
- the sdaAA gene encoding L-serine ammonia-lyase, iron-sulfur-dependent, subunit alpha — protein sequence MFNNGKELLKLCKEQNKKIYEIVILKECSSSNISGEELKNEMKKILNIMISSSSSGLNKKINSISGLTGGYAKKVEEYKNAGKTICGDTIISAMARALSTSEVNASMGQIVAAPTAGASGILPGAIITVKEKFNLKEEDMINGLFTAAGIGEIIAKNATISGAYGGCQAECGTASAMAGAGIVEMLGGTPQQCLNAASFSLINVMGLVCDPIAGLVEFPCIIRNASGVINALLSADLSLSGVDCIVPFDEVVDAMYKVGRELPTSLKETALGGLAATPTGEELKRRLL from the coding sequence ATGTTTAACAACGGAAAAGAGCTTCTTAAGTTATGTAAGGAACAAAATAAAAAAATATATGAAATTGTCATTTTAAAAGAATGTTCTTCTTCAAATATATCCGGTGAAGAATTAAAAAATGAAATGAAAAAAATTTTAAATATAATGATAAGTTCTTCTTCCTCAGGATTGAATAAAAAAATAAACTCCATAAGCGGTCTTACAGGAGGATATGCAAAAAAGGTAGAAGAATATAAAAATGCCGGAAAAACCATATGCGGAGATACTATTATTTCTGCAATGGCAAGGGCCTTATCTACATCTGAAGTAAACGCATCTATGGGACAAATTGTAGCCGCTCCTACTGCCGGCGCTTCCGGAATACTCCCCGGAGCTATAATTACCGTAAAAGAAAAATTTAATCTTAAGGAGGAAGATATGATAAATGGTTTGTTTACTGCGGCAGGAATCGGAGAAATAATCGCAAAAAACGCTACTATTTCAGGGGCTTACGGGGGCTGTCAAGCAGAATGCGGAACAGCAAGTGCTATGGCGGGAGCCGGAATAGTCGAAATGCTCGGCGGAACTCCACAGCAGTGTTTAAATGCAGCAAGTTTTTCTCTGATAAACGTAATGGGACTTGTGTGTGATCCCATAGCCGGTTTGGTAGAATTTCCATGTATCATTCGCAATGCATCCGGAGTTATAAATGCGCTTTTATCTGCCGATTTGTCTTTATCAGGAGTTGACTGTATTGTTCCTTTTGATGAAGTTGTCGATGCTATGTATAAAGTAGGAAGGGAGCTCCCCACTTCTCTTAAAGAAACTGCCCTGGGAGGATTGGCTGCCACTCCCACAGGAGAGGAATTAAAAAGGAGGTTATTATAG
- a CDS encoding PspC domain-containing protein → MARKIYRSKDNKIISGVCGGLGEYFNVDPSIMRLLWIILAFVTAGFAIIAYFICALVIPQGDSDVIYYGDDDDNTFKNNSSFIGIVLIIFGSFMLIKKLFPWFTAKWFNIGRYWPILLIIAGIYIIYTQRKQ, encoded by the coding sequence ATGGCAAGAAAAATTTATCGTTCCAAAGATAATAAAATAATAAGCGGCGTTTGCGGCGGATTGGGTGAATACTTCAACGTAGATCCATCTATAATGCGATTGTTGTGGATTATACTCGCTTTCGTTACAGCCGGTTTTGCTATTATTGCTTATTTTATATGCGCTCTGGTTATTCCCCAAGGGGACAGCGATGTTATTTATTATGGTGATGATGATGACAATACTTTTAAGAATAATTCCTCGTTTATAGGAATTGTTTTAATAATCTTTGGTTCTTTTATGCTTATCAAAAAATTATTTCCTTGGTTCACTGCCAAATGGTTTAATATAGGCAGATATTGGCCTATATTATTGATTATTGCAGGAATATATATTATATATACTCAAAGAAAACAATAA
- a CDS encoding FtsW/RodA/SpoVE family cell cycle protein: MFDKLVSYKVPRNFLVLFDLMALLLLFIYEKENLDAFTMISAISMVFIIYISNFILIKISTGDNYIFLIATMLISIGTVMIYRINPEIGIRQVIWVSMGVFAFFLSYIMTKKIKRLNKRMKLYLGISLGLFIITLVFGRNINGATNWIKVGGFNFQPSEVIKLLFIFFLASYYSNIEKYKKNYRNGYYVILVVYIFIGFLFMQRDLGMAALFYLIFLGIQYVYEDNRKLILYNVLFSLVGIVLGYTLFDHVRIRIATWLDPWKYIDNKGYQITQSLFAIASGGFFGTGIGLGHPDFIPAVHTDFIFSAICEEMGVFTGMAIIMLFLILVYRGFKIAFSQDDKFFQIVAFGISILFGFQSFIIFGGVMKLIPLTGITLPFVSYGGSSLLSSFIALGVLQVASEEIEQEEVEDEKRA; encoded by the coding sequence ATGTTTGATAAACTTGTAAGTTATAAAGTTCCGAGAAATTTTTTGGTTCTGTTTGATTTGATGGCATTGCTTCTTCTTTTTATATATGAGAAGGAGAATTTAGATGCATTTACTATGATTTCAGCTATATCCATGGTATTTATAATATATATATCAAATTTTATTCTTATAAAGATATCTACGGGAGACAATTATATATTTCTTATTGCTACTATGCTTATAAGTATAGGGACAGTAATGATATACAGAATAAATCCTGAAATAGGAATAAGACAAGTGATATGGGTTAGTATGGGAGTGTTCGCTTTTTTCCTGTCTTATATTATGACTAAAAAAATTAAAAGATTGAATAAGCGGATGAAATTATATTTAGGTATTTCATTAGGACTTTTCATAATAACCCTTGTATTCGGAAGAAATATAAATGGAGCCACCAACTGGATTAAGGTAGGAGGATTTAATTTCCAACCGTCGGAAGTTATAAAGCTACTTTTTATATTTTTCCTTGCCTCTTATTATTCCAATATAGAAAAATATAAGAAGAATTATAGAAATGGTTATTATGTAATTTTGGTAGTTTATATATTTATTGGTTTTTTATTCATGCAAAGAGATTTAGGAATGGCTGCGTTGTTTTACTTAATCTTTCTTGGAATACAATACGTATATGAAGATAATAGGAAACTGATATTGTATAATGTTCTTTTTTCTTTGGTGGGAATAGTCCTTGGTTATACTTTGTTTGACCATGTGAGAATAAGAATTGCAACTTGGCTTGACCCGTGGAAGTACATTGACAATAAGGGGTACCAGATTACTCAATCTCTGTTTGCTATAGCAAGTGGGGGATTTTTTGGAACTGGAATTGGACTTGGACACCCGGATTTTATTCCGGCGGTTCATACGGACTTTATTTTCTCCGCAATATGTGAGGAAATGGGTGTATTTACCGGCATGGCAATAATCATGCTGTTTCTTATACTTGTATACAGAGGGTTCAAGATTGCTTTCAGCCAGGATGATAAATTTTTTCAGATAGTGGCCTTTGGGATAAGTATATTATTTGGATTTCAATCATTTATAATATTCGGCGGGGTTATGAAGCTCATACCTTTAACAGGGATTACATTGCCTTTTGTAAGCTATGGGGGAAGTTCTCTCTTGTCCAGTTTTATTGCTTTGGGGGTACTTCAGGTAGCATCAGAAGAAATAGAACAGGAGGAAGTAGAAGATGAAAAAAGAGCTTAA
- a CDS encoding FHA domain-containing protein, with protein sequence MYNILSLVFKYLFIFVIYFFMINIIRLIYLDIKGINMTTFDKNTYLKLINRKEALPFKVKEYYSVDDGVSIGRGNQNNIVIKDQYISKQHLKIVKDEDEYYLEDLNSANGSFVNGQRVMDVIRIKNGDRINLGQVEFLFVNKD encoded by the coding sequence ATGTATAATATCTTATCTTTAGTATTTAAATATCTTTTCATTTTTGTTATTTATTTTTTTATGATAAACATTATTAGGCTTATTTATTTAGATATTAAAGGAATAAACATGACTACATTTGATAAAAATACTTATTTAAAACTTATAAACAGGAAAGAGGCCTTGCCGTTTAAAGTAAAAGAATATTATTCTGTTGATGACGGAGTTTCAATTGGAAGGGGAAATCAAAACAATATAGTTATTAAAGATCAATATATCTCAAAACAGCATCTGAAAATTGTAAAAGATGAAGATGAATATTATCTGGAAGATTTGAACAGTGCTAATGGCAGTTTTGTTAACGGGCAAAGGGTTATGGATGTAATAAGAATTAAAAACGGAGATAGAATAAATTTAGGGCAAGTGGAATTCTTATTTGTAAATAAGGATTAA
- the sdaAB gene encoding L-serine ammonia-lyase, iron-sulfur-dependent subunit beta, producing the protein MKEYGIFDILGPIMIGPSSSHTAGAAKLGKTSEEIYGDDFDKVDFYLHGSFAKTYKGHGTDKALVAGILGMEPSSEKLKDSFIIAKEKGIEFNFYETDLGYEHPNTVKIVFHKDNKRDFYIIGSSIGGGSILITDINGNKVELTGESPTLILEYPDKKGVISKVGTILAYNNINIANMKVSRFDKNATMIVETDNFMDKKILDEISAGEEIIYGNIINPVRR; encoded by the coding sequence ATGAAAGAATACGGTATTTTTGATATATTAGGTCCTATAATGATTGGACCTTCCAGTTCTCATACGGCAGGAGCAGCAAAATTAGGAAAAACCTCGGAAGAAATCTATGGAGATGATTTTGATAAAGTAGATTTCTATTTGCACGGCTCTTTCGCTAAAACATATAAAGGCCATGGTACAGATAAAGCGCTGGTCGCCGGAATACTTGGCATGGAACCCTCTTCCGAGAAACTAAAAGATTCTTTTATTATAGCAAAAGAAAAGGGAATTGAATTTAACTTTTACGAAACTGATTTAGGTTATGAACATCCTAATACTGTCAAAATAGTATTTCATAAAGACAATAAAAGGGATTTTTATATAATAGGTTCATCCATAGGAGGAGGAAGTATATTAATCACTGATATAAACGGAAACAAAGTTGAACTCACCGGAGAATCACCTACCCTTATATTAGAATATCCTGATAAAAAGGGAGTAATAAGTAAAGTGGGTACTATACTTGCATATAATAATATTAATATTGCAAATATGAAGGTTTCAAGATTCGATAAAAATGCTACTATGATCGTTGAAACCGACAATTTTATGGATAAGAAAATATTAGATGAAATATCCGCAGGTGAAGAAATAATATACGGAAATATTATAAATCCGGTTAGGAGGTAA